The following coding sequences are from one Gimesia chilikensis window:
- a CDS encoding DUF1501 domain-containing protein has protein sequence MKRNQGCHSLDHQIARRQFLAGAAGGAVCLGLSDLSAHAATVKSQHKRILQVYLQGGVSQLESWDPKPGTEFGGPFRAIPTSVPGMHISELLPHTAQRMHLLSIVRSINIKTNDHSQGRLFMEKGRRAGEYPYIGSIASKYLAPANSELPGYIHISTRGLNDATAAFLGAQHAQLKFEGVKPPQNLGLPKNLNATANTRRLQLRQQFNHQFRQGRRKAQTETFDASFQQASKLMARKSFFEKTPDAKDLERYGKHDFGRNCLLARKLLENNATCVKVTHHGYDSHAENFNFHLEQLGEFDKTFSMLLDDLHERGMLESTLVMVYSEFGRTPKINVRYGRDHWGTAWSIALGGCGVQPGAIIGKTNEKGTAVADREVDAGHLFHTYLQALGIDSTRDHEIGGRSIPIGDPTTQPIKELLA, from the coding sequence ATGAAACGCAATCAAGGATGCCATTCTCTGGATCACCAGATTGCCCGGCGACAATTCCTGGCTGGGGCCGCTGGTGGTGCTGTCTGCCTGGGGCTCTCGGATCTGTCTGCACACGCCGCAACTGTGAAAAGTCAGCATAAACGGATTCTGCAGGTGTATCTTCAGGGGGGCGTCAGCCAACTGGAATCCTGGGATCCGAAACCGGGAACCGAATTTGGTGGGCCGTTTCGTGCGATTCCGACTTCAGTTCCAGGCATGCATATTTCTGAATTGCTGCCTCACACTGCTCAGAGAATGCATCTGCTCTCTATCGTTCGCAGCATTAATATTAAGACGAACGACCATTCGCAGGGACGCCTGTTTATGGAGAAGGGGAGGCGGGCCGGCGAGTATCCCTATATCGGTTCGATCGCTTCAAAGTATCTGGCTCCTGCAAACAGCGAACTACCGGGCTATATACATATCTCTACTAGAGGACTGAACGACGCAACGGCTGCTTTCCTGGGAGCACAGCATGCCCAGCTTAAATTTGAAGGGGTCAAACCGCCTCAGAATCTGGGATTACCCAAAAACCTGAACGCGACCGCAAACACACGCCGCCTCCAACTCCGGCAGCAGTTCAACCATCAGTTTCGACAGGGACGCCGTAAGGCACAGACAGAAACCTTCGATGCTTCGTTTCAGCAGGCTTCCAAATTGATGGCCCGCAAGTCGTTCTTCGAGAAAACGCCTGACGCCAAAGACCTCGAACGCTACGGCAAACATGATTTCGGTCGGAACTGCCTCCTGGCAAGAAAACTCCTGGAGAATAATGCCACCTGTGTCAAAGTGACCCATCATGGTTACGATTCTCATGCCGAGAATTTTAATTTCCATCTTGAGCAGCTCGGGGAATTCGACAAAACATTTTCCATGCTGCTCGATGATCTCCATGAGCGAGGTATGCTGGAGAGTACGCTGGTGATGGTCTATTCCGAATTCGGCCGAACCCCGAAAATCAACGTCCGCTACGGACGTGATCACTGGGGAACCGCGTGGTCGATTGCCCTGGGAGGTTGTGGTGTTCAGCCGGGAGCCATTATTGGTAAGACCAACGAAAAAGGGACTGCCGTCGCAGATCGAGAAGTCGACGCCGGTCACCTGTTTCATACCTATCTGCAGGCACTGGGCATTGATTCGACCCGCGACCATGAGATCGGCGGACGTTCAATTCCCATCGGTGATCCCACCACACAACCCATTAAGGAGTTGTTAGCATGA
- a CDS encoding DUF1549 domain-containing protein, which yields MLVLSGITSTVTAQTSLHQQIDQLIAEGKPQFEQQAAPLADDATFLRRVTLDLTGTIPTADEVRTFVADSSPDKRSQRIDLLLASPEHARRLQYLFDTMLMERRPGKYVKTAEWEEYLRQSFLENRPWDELVHEILTVDGTDKTTRPAARFLLDRELKSEVVTRDLGRIFLGRDLQCAQCHDHPNVNDYLQRHYHGLDAFLSRSYLFKDPKTKQASIGEKAEGQVSFTSVFTKEEGMTAPRVLDLPEIPDPADTKKAYKVKPAKNVRSVPVYSRRLQLADALTSQNNEAFQKNIVNRLWAMMMGQGLVEPLDMWHSDNPPTHPKIVSLLSEELASHEFNLRYVIRELAQTQTYQRSSHVSAETEIPERSAYQMGLLKPLTPEQLAWSMMQATGVTSATLERLQTKQRKVDEKQKTKKAEDPLWQEEALHDALKGNVAAFVRTFGIVGAQTTRFDASADQALFLLNGNTIQAWLAPSGNQLTARLKKLDQPTAIAEELYLSVFSRFPTETELKQVALFLEGGPKPTEQDLQQLIWAALSSDEFRFNH from the coding sequence GTGTTGGTTCTGTCAGGAATCACATCAACTGTCACCGCCCAGACTTCACTGCATCAGCAGATCGATCAACTCATTGCTGAAGGAAAGCCACAGTTCGAACAACAGGCTGCTCCTCTGGCCGATGATGCCACGTTCCTGAGGCGGGTGACCCTGGACCTGACAGGAACCATTCCCACGGCTGATGAAGTTCGAACCTTTGTCGCGGATTCGTCTCCGGATAAACGCAGCCAGCGGATCGACCTGTTACTTGCCTCACCAGAACATGCCCGTAGGTTACAGTATCTGTTCGACACGATGCTGATGGAGCGTCGACCGGGCAAATATGTGAAGACAGCCGAATGGGAAGAATACCTGCGTCAGTCTTTTCTGGAGAACCGTCCCTGGGATGAACTGGTTCATGAAATTCTGACTGTCGACGGAACAGATAAGACAACCCGACCCGCGGCCCGTTTTCTGTTGGATCGGGAATTAAAATCCGAAGTCGTGACGCGCGATCTGGGCCGTATCTTTCTGGGACGCGATCTGCAATGTGCCCAGTGCCATGATCATCCGAACGTGAATGATTACCTGCAGCGACACTACCATGGTCTCGATGCCTTCCTGAGCCGCAGTTATCTCTTCAAAGATCCCAAGACCAAGCAGGCCTCGATCGGTGAAAAAGCCGAAGGCCAGGTCTCCTTTACCTCCGTGTTTACTAAAGAAGAGGGGATGACCGCTCCCCGGGTCCTGGATCTTCCCGAAATTCCGGATCCGGCGGACACGAAAAAAGCGTACAAAGTCAAACCTGCAAAGAATGTGCGTTCGGTCCCGGTTTACAGTCGACGTTTGCAACTGGCGGATGCACTGACCAGTCAGAATAACGAGGCGTTTCAGAAGAACATCGTTAACCGTCTCTGGGCGATGATGATGGGCCAGGGGCTGGTTGAACCGCTCGATATGTGGCACTCGGACAATCCCCCCACGCATCCGAAAATCGTGTCGCTTCTGAGTGAAGAGCTTGCCAGCCATGAGTTCAATCTGCGATACGTGATTCGTGAGCTGGCTCAGACCCAGACCTACCAGCGCAGCAGTCATGTTTCAGCTGAAACTGAGATCCCCGAGCGTTCAGCTTACCAGATGGGCCTGCTCAAACCATTGACCCCCGAACAACTCGCCTGGTCCATGATGCAGGCCACTGGGGTAACATCAGCTACCCTCGAACGACTGCAGACAAAACAGCGCAAAGTCGATGAGAAACAGAAAACCAAAAAAGCTGAGGATCCTCTCTGGCAGGAAGAGGCGTTACACGACGCATTGAAAGGGAACGTGGCTGCCTTTGTCCGTACATTTGGGATTGTCGGCGCACAGACCACACGTTTCGACGCCTCGGCTGATCAGGCCCTGTTTCTGTTAAACGGTAACACGATCCAGGCTTGGCTGGCTCCCTCTGGTAATCAATTGACGGCCCGGCTGAAGAAACTGGATCAGCCGACCGCTATCGCAGAAGAGTTGTATCTTTCCGTATTTTCACGGTTCCCCACCGAAACAGAACTCAAACAGGTGGCCCTGTTCCTGGAAGGCGGCCCGAAGCCTACCGAACAGGATCTGCAACAACTGATCTGGGCGGCACTCTCTTCTGACGAGTTTCGTTTCAATCATTAA
- a CDS encoding sulfatase-like hydrolase/transferase, translating to MRLSGITCLILVQLFVSAVLAGTPRPDMVIFLSDDHTWRDSSVYGSPDINTPNMDRLAAQGMTFNNAFVASPSCAPSRAALLTGLYPANNGAEPNHSRPRAEIKKLPAYLQELGYEVVSFGKVGHYKQTPEYGFDIARHFRYHEDIAIPQAIEWLQQRDSDRPLCLFVGTNWPHVPWPEEIGDIDPAALQVPPHHVDTPVTREWRAKYMAAIQTMDRELGQVYDVARKKLGEDVFFLHTSDHGAQWPFGKWNLYDEGIRTPLIVSWPGKIKPGVRTDAMASWIDILPTLIDVAGGTPPDSIDGRSLLPVLKGETSKHREVIFTTHSGDGDNNVYPMRAARTLDGWKYIRNLHPEFRFTSHVTNARAKNGYWDSWVQKAITHPQARQKVRRYLERPDEELYQVNTDPYEQQNRVNEPERYERLCILRQQVDDWLAETGDQKNVYGRPQRIAAEEKLNVIMVFIDDMGWSDLSCFQGAAVKTENIDRLADEGIRFTNFYVNSPICSPSRVALTTGQYPQRWRINSYLAQRKKNRERGLAQWLDPKAPLLARELKHAGYATGHFGKWHMGGQRDVGEAPLITRYGFDQSLTNFEGLGPRVLPLKDAYDGKPPQKHDLGSANLGHGPIRWEDRSVVTAAFVKDALNFIDQAEATGQPFYLNLWPDDVHSPFFPPEVMRDATDGSKRALYYAVLKAMDQQLGALFDRIRNDEQLKNNTLILIASDNGPETGAGLANPLRGAKTWLYEGGVRSPLIVWGPSLINPKAAGTTNNTSVLSALDLNRSLYSLTGTELPQGVQLDGEDLADTLLGKEKQSRQAPLFWRRPPDRPGTREEANPDLAVREGKWKFYMNYDQTGIQLYDLEQDVSETRNQATQHPDLVKRLQQAVNDWNSSLPADAGDPNWRPKKKPAKTGNAKAAN from the coding sequence ATGCGCTTATCTGGAATTACCTGTCTTATCCTGGTACAGCTGTTCGTATCAGCTGTCTTAGCAGGAACGCCTCGACCGGATATGGTCATCTTTCTCTCAGACGATCATACCTGGCGCGATTCCTCAGTCTATGGTTCTCCCGATATCAATACTCCCAACATGGATCGCCTGGCGGCCCAGGGGATGACGTTCAACAATGCGTTTGTTGCTTCTCCCAGTTGTGCCCCCAGTCGCGCCGCGTTGCTCACAGGATTGTATCCTGCCAATAACGGAGCAGAACCGAATCACTCCCGGCCGCGGGCCGAAATCAAGAAGTTGCCCGCGTATCTGCAGGAACTGGGATACGAGGTCGTCTCATTCGGCAAGGTCGGCCATTATAAACAGACGCCTGAATACGGGTTCGACATCGCCCGTCATTTTCGCTATCACGAAGACATCGCCATTCCCCAAGCCATTGAATGGCTCCAGCAGCGCGACAGTGATCGGCCCCTCTGCCTGTTTGTCGGCACGAACTGGCCTCACGTTCCCTGGCCGGAAGAGATTGGTGACATCGATCCCGCAGCATTGCAGGTGCCTCCCCATCATGTGGATACGCCGGTCACGCGAGAGTGGCGGGCGAAATATATGGCCGCCATTCAGACCATGGATCGCGAACTGGGACAAGTCTATGATGTGGCTCGAAAGAAACTGGGAGAAGATGTCTTCTTTCTGCATACCAGCGATCATGGCGCACAGTGGCCGTTTGGAAAATGGAATCTGTATGACGAAGGGATTCGTACCCCGCTGATTGTGAGCTGGCCGGGAAAGATCAAACCGGGAGTTCGTACAGACGCGATGGCATCGTGGATTGATATTCTTCCGACACTGATCGATGTCGCCGGAGGCACACCCCCTGATTCCATTGACGGCCGCAGCCTGCTCCCCGTACTGAAAGGGGAAACAAGCAAACATCGGGAGGTTATCTTCACCACGCATTCGGGGGACGGTGATAACAACGTCTATCCGATGCGGGCTGCTCGAACGCTGGATGGCTGGAAGTACATCCGTAATCTGCATCCCGAGTTCCGGTTTACCAGTCACGTGACGAATGCACGTGCCAAGAACGGTTACTGGGACAGTTGGGTTCAAAAAGCAATCACCCACCCCCAGGCACGGCAGAAGGTGAGACGTTATCTCGAACGACCGGATGAAGAATTGTACCAGGTCAATACTGATCCCTATGAGCAGCAGAATCGAGTCAATGAACCTGAGCGTTATGAACGTCTGTGCATTCTGCGACAACAGGTCGATGACTGGCTGGCGGAAACGGGAGATCAGAAAAATGTCTACGGCAGACCGCAGCGGATTGCCGCTGAAGAGAAACTGAATGTGATCATGGTCTTCATTGACGACATGGGCTGGTCGGATCTCTCCTGCTTTCAGGGAGCAGCTGTCAAAACAGAAAATATTGATCGGCTGGCTGACGAGGGAATCCGCTTTACGAATTTCTATGTGAACTCACCCATCTGCTCACCTTCGCGGGTCGCCTTGACCACCGGACAATATCCTCAGCGCTGGCGGATCAATTCTTATCTGGCGCAACGCAAAAAGAACCGGGAGCGCGGGCTGGCACAGTGGCTGGATCCCAAGGCACCTTTGCTGGCGCGGGAACTGAAGCATGCGGGGTACGCGACCGGGCATTTTGGAAAATGGCACATGGGCGGCCAGCGGGATGTGGGAGAAGCGCCTTTGATCACCCGCTACGGTTTTGATCAGAGCCTGACGAACTTCGAAGGTCTCGGGCCACGCGTCTTGCCTCTGAAGGACGCCTATGATGGAAAGCCTCCTCAGAAACATGATCTCGGTTCCGCCAATCTCGGACACGGTCCCATTCGCTGGGAAGATCGTTCCGTCGTAACGGCCGCTTTTGTGAAAGACGCTCTGAACTTTATTGATCAGGCTGAAGCGACGGGTCAGCCTTTCTATCTGAATCTCTGGCCCGATGATGTGCATTCTCCGTTCTTTCCGCCTGAAGTCATGCGTGATGCGACGGACGGAAGTAAACGGGCCCTCTATTACGCGGTTCTCAAAGCCATGGACCAGCAGTTGGGGGCATTATTTGATCGCATTCGTAATGACGAGCAACTGAAAAACAATACATTGATTCTGATCGCGTCCGACAATGGTCCCGAAACCGGCGCAGGTCTTGCCAATCCATTGCGAGGGGCCAAGACCTGGCTGTATGAAGGCGGCGTTCGTTCGCCGCTGATCGTCTGGGGGCCGTCGCTCATCAATCCGAAAGCTGCTGGCACAACAAACAATACTTCCGTGCTCAGTGCCCTGGATTTAAACCGCTCGCTGTATTCACTAACGGGTACAGAGCTCCCACAGGGAGTTCAACTTGATGGTGAGGATCTGGCTGACACGTTGCTGGGAAAAGAAAAACAGAGCAGGCAGGCACCGCTGTTCTGGAGACGCCCTCCCGATCGGCCGGGGACCAGGGAAGAAGCGAATCCGGATCTGGCCGTCCGTGAGGGGAAATGGAAGTTTTACATGAACTACGACCAGACCGGTATTCAGCTTTACGATCTCGAACAGGATGTCTCGGAAACCCGAAACCAGGCAACACAACATCCGGATTTGGTTAAACGCTTGCAGCAGGCGGTCAACGACTGGAATTCCAGTCTTCCTGCAGACGCCGGAGATCCCAACTGGCGGCCGAAAAAGAAACCTGCCAAGACAGGAAATGCAAAGGCAGCTAACTGA
- a CDS encoding acetylxylan esterase produces the protein MKSFILSLVIILSAICSESLAQKPYRVLPPDFNADKTQQMMRSWLRQQSHRALDQRRIEFEQALGSPERFAAYQHKLRKILRKCLGEMPPQTPLNPMVTGTIEANGFTIEKLYFESQPGFYVTANLYRPDGPGPFPAILHPLGHSENGKAYESYQKANQLLVKQGFVVICFDPIGQGERKQIIDSDGKPAHRASHEHQELGVAPILLGRSLGSYMVWDAVRALDYLCSRPDVDAQRIGCTGNSGGGNLTSFLMAYDERIQAAAPGCFMTTHREKNESPGPGDAEQNLYAQIREGFDHPDFILSRAPKPTLILAATRDFVPIEGTWDAFRQAKRAYTLLGYPERISLIEANEKHGFSQRLREGAARFFALWLQGRQINVFEEAPVKIYTDRELQVTPNGQVQQLPLARSLLEVNQAEERRLVLRRPPLTRDLIHQVTGIRKLTQLPEPRVELIGSNGRPAKSQQFQPGSNRDEPLRLIIHPEPGIVLPALYWPGGNAPPVLLAPATGMNSAVKEARQLHRQGHPVLIVEVRDTGETTTRNWRFFGADYYIAYMLGRSWLSLRTEDMLVCARWLKIQQQAESLRLVTGGELTPAGLHAAALEPALISELTARGGIPSWRSLMKTPDAHQHIHNAVHAGLRYYDLPDLKALISNTP, from the coding sequence GTGAAGTCATTTATTCTCAGCCTGGTCATCATTCTAAGCGCCATCTGCAGCGAAAGCCTGGCCCAGAAACCCTATCGCGTATTGCCTCCCGATTTCAATGCAGACAAAACACAGCAGATGATGCGCAGCTGGTTGCGCCAACAGAGCCATCGGGCACTCGATCAACGCCGAATAGAATTCGAGCAGGCACTAGGTTCTCCAGAACGCTTCGCCGCATATCAGCATAAACTTCGGAAGATATTACGTAAGTGCCTGGGAGAGATGCCGCCACAGACTCCTCTCAATCCCATGGTTACCGGCACGATCGAAGCCAATGGCTTCACAATCGAAAAGCTCTACTTTGAGAGCCAGCCCGGTTTTTATGTGACCGCGAACCTGTATCGTCCCGATGGCCCGGGCCCCTTCCCGGCGATTCTGCATCCCCTGGGACACAGTGAAAACGGGAAAGCATACGAATCTTACCAGAAAGCGAACCAGTTGCTGGTGAAACAGGGATTCGTAGTGATCTGCTTTGATCCCATCGGTCAAGGAGAACGTAAGCAGATCATCGATTCCGACGGCAAACCAGCACATCGTGCCAGCCATGAACACCAGGAACTCGGAGTCGCGCCGATTTTACTGGGACGCAGCCTGGGTAGCTACATGGTCTGGGATGCAGTCCGCGCTCTCGATTATCTCTGCAGTCGCCCCGATGTCGACGCGCAACGTATTGGTTGCACCGGGAATTCAGGAGGAGGCAACCTTACCAGTTTTCTGATGGCCTATGATGAGCGGATCCAGGCTGCTGCGCCTGGTTGTTTCATGACCACCCATCGCGAGAAAAACGAGAGCCCCGGTCCCGGTGATGCCGAGCAGAATCTGTATGCTCAAATCCGCGAAGGTTTTGATCACCCGGACTTCATCCTCAGTCGAGCTCCTAAACCAACGCTCATCCTGGCTGCGACGCGTGATTTTGTTCCGATTGAAGGCACCTGGGATGCCTTCAGACAGGCCAAGCGAGCCTATACCCTGCTCGGATATCCGGAACGGATTTCACTGATTGAAGCCAATGAAAAACATGGTTTCAGCCAACGACTCAGAGAAGGAGCCGCCCGTTTCTTTGCACTCTGGTTGCAGGGACGTCAGATCAACGTATTCGAGGAGGCCCCCGTCAAGATCTACACTGATCGGGAACTGCAGGTCACACCCAACGGCCAGGTACAACAACTGCCTCTGGCCCGTTCTCTGCTGGAGGTAAATCAGGCTGAAGAACGGCGACTGGTCTTGAGGCGACCTCCCCTGACACGCGACCTGATTCACCAGGTAACCGGAATTCGAAAATTGACGCAACTGCCAGAGCCGCGAGTCGAACTCATCGGTTCGAATGGCAGACCTGCAAAGTCACAGCAGTTTCAGCCTGGCTCGAACCGTGATGAACCTCTGCGACTGATCATCCACCCTGAACCGGGAATTGTTCTCCCTGCTTTATACTGGCCTGGAGGAAATGCCCCGCCTGTCCTGCTGGCCCCTGCAACGGGCATGAACAGCGCAGTCAAAGAAGCGCGGCAACTGCATCGCCAGGGGCATCCTGTGCTCATCGTCGAAGTTCGTGACACAGGCGAAACCACAACCCGCAACTGGCGGTTTTTCGGAGCCGATTATTACATCGCTTACATGCTGGGACGTTCCTGGTTGAGTCTGCGGACAGAAGATATGCTGGTTTGTGCCCGGTGGTTGAAAATCCAACAACAGGCGGAGTCGTTGCGTCTCGTTACCGGGGGAGAACTTACCCCGGCGGGACTTCATGCTGCCGCTCTTGAGCCAGCGCTGATTTCTGAATTAACTGCCAGAGGCGGAATTCCGTCCTGGAGATCGTTAATGAAGACACCAGATGCACACCAGCACATCCACAATGCGGTTCATGCTGGGTTGCGTTATTATGATTTACCCGATCTGAAAGCATTGATATCTAATACCCCCTGA
- a CDS encoding sulfatase-like hydrolase/transferase produces the protein MPALKFVYTLAFALLFISPAVLSAAESQPNILLIMADDVGSDAIGCYGGQSYPTPHIDKLAQRGLKFTQAYSMPVCHPSRVCLMTGRYPFRFGKAGSKWGDFPDAAEGICIGDRMQQAGYATAVAGKWQLCFMKNDLDHPSRVGFDKWCLFGWHEGGRYHDPLIYQNGKLLKNTEGKYGPDIYTDFLIDFMKESHKEGKPFFAYYPMALCHDVTDDLKGKHVAYAHDGHWLTFAEMMTSMDDMVGRLVTALDEMGVRDNTLILFTTDNGTPAASYLYVNEQGKMVRPKVVSVRNNIIVPGGKGKLDDTGTRVPLIANWPGHIKAGQEVNTMVDLTDYLPTVADVAGLKDDGVPRDGVSFAEVLKGASGKDRRDWIFIEHRGKRCVRSLNWKLYDDGRFFDLKQDPLEKTPLNTDALSGKAKRNYDSLQDTLTKMQGPLKPTH, from the coding sequence ATGCCTGCCCTGAAGTTTGTTTATACACTGGCGTTCGCGCTGCTGTTCATTTCCCCGGCTGTCCTGTCTGCCGCTGAGTCCCAACCCAACATTTTGCTCATTATGGCGGATGATGTGGGCAGTGACGCCATCGGCTGTTATGGGGGACAGAGCTACCCGACTCCCCACATTGATAAGCTGGCCCAGCGAGGTCTTAAATTCACCCAGGCATACTCGATGCCCGTCTGTCACCCCTCTCGCGTTTGTCTGATGACCGGCCGTTATCCGTTCCGGTTTGGTAAAGCAGGATCGAAATGGGGAGACTTTCCAGACGCTGCTGAGGGGATCTGCATTGGAGATCGCATGCAGCAGGCCGGCTATGCGACTGCTGTTGCTGGAAAATGGCAGCTCTGCTTTATGAAAAACGACCTGGATCACCCCAGTCGCGTCGGCTTTGACAAGTGGTGTCTGTTTGGCTGGCATGAAGGAGGCCGCTATCATGATCCACTGATTTATCAGAATGGCAAGTTGCTGAAAAACACCGAGGGCAAATATGGGCCGGATATTTACACCGATTTTCTGATTGACTTCATGAAAGAGAGCCATAAAGAAGGGAAGCCGTTTTTCGCCTATTACCCGATGGCCCTCTGTCATGATGTGACTGATGACCTGAAAGGAAAGCATGTCGCTTACGCACATGACGGGCACTGGCTGACCTTTGCAGAGATGATGACATCCATGGATGACATGGTAGGTCGCCTGGTAACTGCATTGGATGAAATGGGAGTCCGCGACAATACCCTGATCCTCTTCACCACCGATAACGGGACACCCGCTGCGAGCTACCTGTATGTCAACGAACAGGGGAAGATGGTGCGTCCTAAAGTGGTTTCGGTACGGAACAACATAATCGTCCCTGGCGGCAAAGGTAAACTGGATGATACCGGTACCCGGGTCCCCCTGATCGCAAACTGGCCGGGACACATCAAAGCAGGCCAGGAAGTTAACACCATGGTTGACCTGACCGATTACCTGCCGACGGTCGCGGATGTCGCCGGCCTCAAGGATGATGGCGTTCCCCGGGATGGAGTCAGTTTTGCTGAAGTTCTCAAAGGGGCTTCCGGAAAAGATCGTCGCGACTGGATCTTTATTGAACACCGGGGTAAACGGTGTGTCCGTTCGCTGAACTGGAAACTCTACGATGACGGCCGCTTCTTTGACCTCAAACAGGACCCGCTGGAGAAGACTCCCCTGAACACAGATGCGTTATCTGGAAAAGCGAAACGTAACTATGATTCCTTGCAAGACACGCTTACGAAAATGCAGGGACCTTTAAAGCCGACCCATTAA